In one window of Methanosarcina vacuolata Z-761 DNA:
- a CDS encoding metallophosphoesterase family protein, which produces MRNLISGLKIIHISDLHFTSSAHTLNSRNDKPIYVDSQNSKVRSDTIASFIIENRSRFGTNKVVITGDLTDSGDDADYKIAQTFVQRLKDAGFEVYAVPGNHDYCKEGNIVANTAVNEGLKAIFCPLCPSLPSPLLPFGCCVHTIFGSLAPRGAKCPIDVFLADNASKEERRQRFINYITHYNQYPHVVDFDSGRLILLDSMQGELDEITTDIFAQGKLGDAQLSELNHFIDEYQEQRKVGKKIIVCLHHSPFATDSKICLKDSSKFLKIICDKIDCRDKIDCLLFGHTTPDNVFQRPWLQDSEFEGYEKNNKTPLINCENLECVSEGSPYPITVLDLGSLRRLVYRTDGSEPKRSWGNPS; this is translated from the coding sequence TTGAGAAATCTCATATCGGGATTAAAAATTATCCATATCTCTGATCTTCACTTTACTAGCTCTGCACACACATTAAATTCCAGGAACGATAAGCCTATTTATGTTGATTCTCAGAATAGTAAGGTAAGGAGTGATACCATTGCTTCATTTATCATTGAGAACAGGTCTCGCTTTGGAACGAACAAGGTTGTTATCACCGGAGATCTTACTGATAGCGGTGATGATGCCGATTATAAAATAGCTCAGACTTTTGTTCAGAGACTGAAAGATGCCGGATTTGAAGTCTATGCAGTTCCTGGCAACCACGATTATTGCAAGGAAGGAAATATTGTCGCGAATACAGCAGTAAATGAAGGATTAAAGGCTATCTTCTGCCCTTTGTGTCCCTCCCTCCCTTCACCCCTCCTACCCTTTGGTTGCTGTGTACATACTATTTTTGGTAGTCTGGCCCCTCGAGGGGCTAAGTGCCCAATAGATGTTTTCCTTGCAGATAACGCATCAAAAGAAGAACGCCGACAGAGATTCATCAATTATATCACTCATTATAACCAGTACCCACATGTTGTGGATTTCGACAGTGGGCGATTAATATTGTTAGACTCCATGCAGGGAGAACTCGATGAGATCACTACTGATATATTCGCTCAAGGGAAATTAGGAGATGCACAATTATCCGAGTTGAATCACTTTATTGATGAATATCAAGAGCAGCGAAAAGTAGGGAAAAAAATTATTGTATGCCTTCATCATTCTCCTTTTGCTACAGATTCAAAGATATGTTTGAAAGACTCCAGTAAATTTTTGAAAATTATTTGTGATAAAATTGATTGTCGTGATAAAATTGATTGTCTACTATTTGGCCACACAACTCCAGACAATGTATTTCAGCGACCATGGCTACAAGACAGCGAGTTCGAAGGTTACGAGAAAAATAATAAAACGCCATTAATTAATTGCGAGAATCTAGAATGTGTGTCTGAAGGATCACCCTACCCAATAACAGTTCTTGATCTCGGATCTTTGAGAAGGTTAGTTTATAGGACAGATGGATCTGAACCCAAACGCTCGTGGGGTAATCCGTCCTAA
- a CDS encoding DUF4474 domain-containing protein: MKPVNRIVMKEDGNLKACDPADNVYWESGTQGCPDSKLVLQDDGNLVILDNSGQIRWITHTEQGWDFNVVDLFNFDIKELFYNLNVWEKILNLISLAGFLWDDKQNIFYSKVDPWQANFGYLNLYDEASPLAGMFIHCEPIRFKAGGKSWKIEFWKGRYGIFIGAEIGVYTGEFEIDTGIEVIDRSINNLDSDKDTRCACGEDEMLQMSFELYDNNDLLFSRNSDDPDTDMIEKHWWLTGFKFPTPDTVSVSYNDLIMNIEIAFMDQEMTDGFINGLERLGYSRNTDFFVYGNTVRVTFKRPRSTAHQPFLQP, translated from the coding sequence ATGAAACCAGTTAATCGAATTGTCATGAAAGAGGACGGGAATCTGAAGGCTTGCGATCCTGCTGACAATGTTTACTGGGAATCTGGGACGCAAGGATGCCCTGACTCAAAATTAGTGCTTCAAGATGACGGTAATTTAGTTATCCTGGATAATTCGGGCCAGATAAGATGGATAACACATACTGAACAGGGATGGGATTTTAATGTTGTGGATTTGTTTAACTTCGATATTAAAGAGTTGTTTTACAATCTCAATGTATGGGAAAAGATACTTAATTTAATTTCTTTAGCAGGCTTTCTGTGGGACGATAAGCAGAATATATTCTACTCCAAAGTAGATCCATGGCAGGCAAACTTTGGGTACCTTAACCTTTACGATGAAGCATCACCATTGGCAGGAATGTTTATCCACTGCGAACCTATCCGCTTCAAAGCAGGAGGAAAGAGTTGGAAAATAGAGTTCTGGAAAGGGCGCTATGGAATTTTTATTGGAGCCGAGATTGGAGTGTATACAGGGGAATTCGAAATCGACACAGGCATAGAAGTAATCGACAGATCAATAAATAACCTGGATTCAGACAAAGACACGCGATGCGCGTGCGGTGAAGATGAAATGCTTCAGATGTCATTTGAATTATACGACAATAACGATTTACTTTTCAGTAGAAACAGCGACGATCCGGATACAGATATGATTGAGAAGCACTGGTGGTTAACAGGTTTTAAATTTCCGACGCCAGATACGGTTTCTGTCAGTTATAATGATCTCATCATGAACATAGAGATTGCATTTATGGATCAAGAGATGACGGATGGATTTATAAATGGCTTAGAAAGGTTAGGATACTCAAGGAACACAGATTTCTTTGTTTATGGCAATACAGTAAGAGTCACCTTTAAGAGACCTCGTTCAACGGCTCATCAGCCATTTTTACAACCCTAA
- a CDS encoding PKD domain-containing protein gives MIMISNVAVADDLESDKLTKVASSVTSDSNPVWSPDGKEILFSREYGLYKVFSDGTGEKKLTSTMGKNFTSDYAWSPDGYKISYIENRYDDAAGPRSDLWIMNSDGTKKIQLLDTIWYRYYYIYTWFPTGSKILYSEIYEEIGGSYWEMDSDGSDKHNLGNMGIADSIALSPDASKIAICAHGPADIDYYIDIGKVGKDLTSFRPGLISHQTQSKQSQIWSPDGSKIVYYAGKNESYYEDENSEIYTMKADGTGKTQLTSDLANDNSPMFSPDGSKIVYVSDKAGSKDIWVMNADGKNKVQLTSNSASDSFPVWSPDGKKIAFWSDREGNNGIYILTLKTENPPVAAFFASQTSGNPPLKVSFTDQSTGTPISWKWSFGDGNVSTLQNTVHVYNKEGKYTVSLTVKNEAGTNTKTIKNYITVKTVYLKPITAFSASPNSGKVPLTVRFTDKSIGSPTSWKWSFGDGKTSTAQNPEHQYLQEGKYKVTLTVTNAAGSSTITKTNYITVTTNTRPGIF, from the coding sequence ATGATTATGATATCAAACGTAGCAGTAGCTGATGACCTAGAATCCGATAAGTTAACAAAAGTAGCGTCCAGTGTTACGTCCGACTCAAATCCGGTTTGGTCACCGGATGGGAAGGAAATTTTGTTCTCACGGGAATACGGACTTTATAAAGTGTTTTCAGATGGCACAGGAGAAAAGAAACTCACCTCTACAATGGGAAAGAATTTTACATCCGATTACGCTTGGTCTCCAGATGGATATAAAATTTCATATATTGAAAACAGATATGATGACGCTGCGGGACCCAGGAGTGATTTATGGATAATGAATTCAGACGGGACAAAAAAAATCCAATTGCTTGATACCATTTGGTACAGATATTATTACATATACACCTGGTTCCCTACAGGTTCAAAAATACTCTACTCTGAGATTTATGAAGAGATTGGGGGCTCCTATTGGGAAATGGATTCTGATGGATCTGATAAACATAACCTTGGGAACATGGGTATTGCTGACAGTATCGCCCTGTCTCCCGATGCGTCAAAAATAGCAATTTGTGCACATGGACCAGCTGACATAGACTACTATATTGACATTGGAAAAGTAGGTAAAGATTTGACCAGCTTCCGGCCGGGATTAATTAGTCATCAAACTCAGTCCAAACAGTCACAGATATGGTCCCCAGATGGTTCAAAAATAGTATACTATGCCGGGAAAAATGAGTCATATTATGAAGACGAAAACTCGGAAATATATACTATGAAAGCTGACGGCACCGGAAAAACTCAACTCACATCAGATTTGGCAAATGATAATTCCCCTATGTTTTCACCTGATGGAAGTAAAATTGTGTATGTGTCAGATAAAGCCGGAAGTAAAGATATATGGGTTATGAATGCTGATGGAAAAAACAAAGTGCAGTTAACGTCAAATTCAGCGTCGGATTCATTTCCGGTATGGAGCCCAGACGGCAAAAAAATTGCTTTTTGGTCTGATAGGGAAGGAAACAACGGTATATATATTCTGACTCTAAAAACCGAAAACCCACCTGTTGCTGCTTTCTTTGCATCCCAAACTTCAGGAAACCCTCCTCTGAAAGTCAGTTTTACGGATCAGAGTACAGGCACACCAATTTCATGGAAATGGAGTTTTGGAGATGGAAATGTTTCAACACTCCAAAACACTGTACACGTATATAATAAAGAAGGAAAATATACGGTCAGCTTAACAGTAAAGAATGAAGCTGGAACAAACACGAAAACAATAAAGAACTATATAACTGTAAAAACAGTTTATTTAAAACCGATTACTGCGTTTTCAGCCTCTCCAAATTCAGGAAAAGTCCCGTTGACTGTAAGATTTACTGACAAAAGTATAGGATCGCCTACTTCATGGAAATGGAGTTTTGGAGACGGAAAAACTTCAACAGCCCAGAATCCAGAACATCAGTATTTACAGGAAGGAAAATATAAAGTTACACTTACAGTAACCAACGCTGCAGGCAGCAGTACTATAACGAAGACAAATTACATAACAGTGACAACAAATACAAGACCTGGAATATTCTGA
- a CDS encoding S8 family serine peptidase — protein MEKKSQKPLRNTVSELLCVICTLFLLVSLFSFNALAEDSNDKISASLSSKLAETSATEKVPVIIMLPDQQISFTAAGKEKIESKQKDLITFLETEKSKNNVKDIKPMSIINAVAASVTPDVLASLTERSDVSTVELDAIYSIGQSETSSVETEASTAQESTAWGVDKIGAPAVWQQGITGKGITVAVVDTGVDATHPDLDDLDDNPSTTDPKVIGWVDYVNSESSPYDDHGHGTHVSGTISGTGANGIQTGVAPGTNLIVAKVFDASGSGYLSDCILGFEWAVTNNARIISFSGGSSVHSTAFADTINNVVAAGVIPVVAAGNSGPASSTINCPGDELNSCTVGATDSSDVIAYFSSRGPVTLDDQTYIKPDVSAPGVDVTSTLPGGGYADWSGTSMATPHVSGTAALILEENPTMKPAAVKEKLEDTSVDLGSSGKDNNYGSGRINAYDAVFGGMPVASFTAKPTSGKVPLTVAFTDTSTGTPTKWKWTFGDGKTSTAQNPKYKYSKIGNYTVTLTATNTAGSNTVTKTDYIVVVSKPTASFSASPTSGKATLTVKFTDKSSGNPTSYKWSFGDGAISREKNPTHQYSQAGNYKITLTVSNAAGSSTISKTNFIKVTTNTRPGIYAESQ, from the coding sequence GTGGAAAAAAAAAGCCAGAAGCCCTTAAGAAACACGGTTTCTGAACTGTTATGTGTAATCTGCACATTATTTTTATTAGTATCTCTGTTTTCATTTAACGCTTTAGCTGAAGACTCAAATGATAAGATCTCAGCGAGTTTATCTTCTAAACTTGCTGAAACTTCAGCGACGGAAAAAGTCCCAGTAATTATAATGCTACCAGATCAGCAGATCTCATTTACTGCTGCTGGAAAAGAGAAAATCGAGAGTAAACAGAAAGATCTCATAACGTTTCTCGAGACTGAGAAATCCAAAAACAATGTAAAAGATATAAAACCCATGTCAATTATTAATGCTGTAGCAGCCAGTGTAACCCCTGACGTTTTAGCGTCTCTTACCGAAAGATCCGATGTTTCAACTGTCGAGCTTGATGCAATTTACTCCATAGGACAATCCGAAACTTCCTCTGTAGAAACAGAGGCATCGACTGCCCAGGAGAGTACGGCATGGGGAGTTGACAAAATTGGAGCGCCTGCTGTCTGGCAGCAGGGTATAACTGGGAAAGGAATAACTGTTGCTGTCGTGGATACGGGAGTCGATGCGACACACCCCGATCTTGATGACCTTGACGACAACCCCAGTACAACCGATCCGAAAGTTATCGGTTGGGTCGACTATGTAAACTCAGAGTCGTCTCCTTATGACGATCACGGGCATGGCACTCACGTATCAGGAACTATTTCAGGAACCGGAGCTAATGGCATACAAACCGGAGTTGCACCAGGCACAAATTTGATTGTAGCAAAAGTATTCGATGCAAGCGGTTCTGGATATTTATCTGACTGTATTCTTGGCTTTGAGTGGGCGGTTACTAATAATGCCCGTATTATAAGTTTCAGTGGTGGATCATCAGTACATAGCACGGCATTTGCAGATACAATAAACAATGTTGTAGCAGCAGGTGTAATTCCTGTTGTAGCGGCTGGCAACAGCGGACCTGCATCTAGCACAATTAATTGCCCTGGTGATGAACTCAATTCATGCACTGTCGGTGCAACAGATTCCTCCGATGTAATAGCGTATTTCAGCAGTAGGGGTCCCGTTACTCTTGATGACCAGACATACATTAAACCTGATGTATCTGCACCCGGTGTAGATGTCACTTCAACACTTCCAGGCGGCGGATATGCGGACTGGTCTGGAACTTCCATGGCAACACCACACGTTTCCGGTACTGCAGCATTAATTCTGGAAGAGAACCCAACTATGAAGCCGGCTGCTGTAAAGGAGAAGTTAGAAGATACATCAGTAGACCTTGGATCATCAGGAAAGGATAACAATTATGGTTCAGGCCGGATCAATGCATATGATGCGGTATTTGGCGGAATGCCTGTAGCAAGCTTTACTGCGAAGCCTACCTCAGGAAAAGTCCCATTGACAGTTGCCTTTACTGACACCAGCACAGGAACACCTACCAAATGGAAATGGACCTTTGGAGACGGAAAAACTTCAACAGCCCAGAATCCAAAGTATAAATATTCCAAAATAGGTAACTATACTGTGACTCTAACAGCAACAAATACTGCAGGCAGTAACACGGTAACAAAAACAGATTACATAGTAGTAGTCTCAAAACCCACTGCTTCGTTCTCTGCATCCCCTACCTCAGGAAAAGCAACATTAACAGTTAAATTTACAGATAAGAGTTCCGGAAACCCCACTTCATACAAATGGAGTTTTGGAGATGGAGCAATTTCAAGAGAAAAGAATCCAACCCATCAGTATTCACAGGCAGGAAACTATAAGATTACACTTACAGTAAGCAATGCAGCAGGCAGCAGTACTATATCGAAGACAAATTTCATAAAAGTGACAACAAACACAAGACCGGGAATATACGCCGAAAGTCAGTAA
- a CDS encoding ATP-binding protein, producing the protein MSDLSLESEVLGRSVKENYPFEGFAGCDDNVLKVSPVSEAFGIVTTGIEPLELTPSGAVITGYITSARRDEIRLGTYVVVPYENGEKLFARVGKLQYRQEFVVDDATEIHSRRMLSARGNPVNEDDYKFLACLDPLCILYRKAEGKLTRRMADRIPHPNTPILPVTDRLEVQTGLNIPENGIFIGHLSVGGELLKTNSEPETVAYYLRNDYSMGDPLIFRHMLICGSTGTGKTFLSKNILRQFMNESNRYRLRGSPDKARKNPCLVIMDPQDEYSQLFEDNENLTEDDKFRFESENVTYGRVLSTKAFVAKVDGQRYPGDKSRAEQIEFTIPFSLVEHNSWLIAAAGMSELQYIGLEVLLGDFFKSSVPHTYLNFINHVDNEGTRSYYVDSGKLHESSYDGIVRRVRSHFFSKVFDRDATSITDLVDKIFKPGQISVFPTEYISAPRIRDLIVLTIMSLIVDNKLSTTGKEAIKETPIILALDEAHRYLSNANGEHSRLIISRFADAARQGRKEGLGLFLITQDPQDIDDTVFKQINTKLILNLNNDAAITSLKVPKEYERRIPYLKKGQMIIHSPDNSDIVEIIGLSNCVVRHR; encoded by the coding sequence ATTTCAGATCTCTCTCTTGAATCCGAAGTTCTCGGGAGATCCGTAAAGGAAAATTATCCTTTTGAAGGTTTTGCCGGATGTGATGATAATGTACTGAAAGTTTCTCCGGTTTCAGAAGCTTTCGGGATTGTCACTACAGGCATAGAGCCCCTTGAATTAACCCCTTCAGGAGCTGTAATTACCGGCTACATTACATCAGCTCGACGGGATGAGATAAGGCTGGGAACATACGTTGTTGTGCCTTATGAAAACGGAGAAAAACTCTTTGCCAGGGTGGGAAAACTCCAGTACAGGCAGGAGTTTGTTGTAGACGATGCAACTGAAATTCATTCAAGGCGCATGCTCAGTGCCCGTGGAAACCCTGTAAATGAAGACGATTACAAGTTCCTTGCCTGTCTTGATCCGCTCTGTATTCTCTACCGAAAAGCCGAAGGAAAACTCACTCGGCGGATGGCAGACCGGATTCCTCACCCTAACACTCCTATCCTGCCGGTTACTGACAGGCTTGAAGTCCAGACAGGGCTTAACATTCCCGAAAACGGGATCTTTATCGGCCACCTGAGTGTAGGGGGCGAGCTTTTAAAAACCAATTCCGAGCCCGAAACGGTTGCATATTACCTGAGAAACGACTATTCCATGGGTGATCCCCTTATTTTCAGGCATATGCTTATTTGCGGGAGCACAGGGACAGGAAAAACTTTCCTCTCTAAGAATATCCTCCGCCAGTTTATGAATGAAAGCAACAGGTACAGGCTGCGGGGTTCTCCTGACAAGGCGCGGAAAAATCCTTGCCTGGTAATTATGGACCCTCAGGACGAGTATTCCCAGCTTTTTGAGGATAACGAAAACCTCACTGAGGACGATAAATTCCGGTTTGAATCCGAAAATGTAACCTATGGCCGGGTACTCTCTACAAAGGCTTTCGTGGCAAAAGTCGATGGGCAAAGATATCCCGGAGATAAATCCAGAGCCGAGCAGATTGAGTTTACAATTCCTTTTTCGCTTGTAGAACACAATTCCTGGCTTATTGCAGCAGCCGGAATGTCAGAACTCCAGTATATCGGGCTTGAAGTGCTTCTTGGAGATTTCTTCAAGTCAAGTGTACCCCATACTTACCTGAATTTCATCAACCATGTTGATAATGAAGGTACCCGTTCCTACTATGTTGACAGCGGGAAGCTTCACGAGTCCTCATACGATGGGATTGTAAGAAGAGTAAGAAGTCACTTCTTCTCGAAGGTTTTTGACCGGGATGCGACTTCAATTACTGACCTTGTGGATAAGATCTTCAAACCAGGGCAGATTTCGGTTTTCCCGACTGAATATATAAGTGCTCCGAGAATCCGTGACCTTATAGTACTCACAATCATGAGCCTGATCGTGGACAACAAATTAAGTACAACGGGAAAGGAAGCTATTAAAGAAACTCCAATCATTCTTGCACTGGATGAGGCTCATCGATATCTCTCAAATGCAAATGGGGAACATTCTCGCCTTATTATTTCACGCTTTGCAGATGCAGCCCGCCAGGGCCGAAAAGAAGGACTAGGCCTTTTCTTGATAACCCAGGACCCTCAGGACATCGATGATACGGTTTTCAAGCAGATTAATACGAAACTGATCCTTAACCTCAACAATGACGCAGCTATTACATCTCTAAAAGTTCCGAAAGAATACGAGCGGAGAATTCCCTATCTTAAGAAAGGACAGATGATAATTCATTCTCCAGACAACAGCGATATCGTGGAGATAATCGGGCTTTCAAATTGTGTAGTCCGACATAGGTGA